The Hyperthermus butylicus DSM 5456 genome includes a region encoding these proteins:
- a CDS encoding MFS transporter, giving the protein MRWQYSVVAAAGQQCWPRTVAPGCPVSLLAVVIGSVFLASIGFGLSRLALAKYLRDDLGASALVVSSLTSWFMGARAFSSILSGIAADTLPSARRMLMILPLGLTAVIVYTIPSLESPIAILFLNALWGFLSGAVWPVVQTAAAMLAGPWSSTVMSVYFASGSLGTTAGQYLYGVLTVDNPGAVRLSALFFASSAAMLAYVSHAAPAAGIRGRRRSRSGLKAVLGTLRRDRFASWILLSALAAGYLSGLLREFLYVYLGEVYGLDRQELASTLALADLAAFAVGLAVGQLADRLGVAPVIAAVLATGLAGSLALGLSTSLPVAMIGLALALTATRSSLPLTRNAAAFSAEYRATLVGASNTLSNIGHLASPIIAGKLYDTLYGSTIAGIRGEATPFLTAAILLAPTLALYPVCVRTKQYTRPVDRV; this is encoded by the coding sequence TTGCGTTGGCAGTATAGCGTGGTGGCAGCGGCGGGGCAGCAGTGTTGGCCTCGCACCGTGGCGCCGGGGTGCCCCGTATCACTGCTAGCGGTTGTTATTGGAAGCGTTTTCCTGGCCAGTATCGGGTTTGGCTTGTCTAGGCTGGCGCTTGCCAAGTATCTCCGCGACGATCTTGGCGCCTCGGCGCTAGTTGTTTCGAGCCTTACGAGCTGGTTTATGGGTGCCAGGGCGTTCTCCTCAATACTCTCCGGCATTGCTGCTGATACCTTGCCATCTGCGAGGAGGATGCTCATGATTCTCCCACTGGGCCTCACAGCAGTTATCGTCTACACTATTCCGTCTCTAGAGTCTCCAATCGCCATATTGTTTCTCAACGCGCTATGGGGGTTTCTGAGCGGCGCAGTCTGGCCAGTTGTACAGACAGCAGCAGCTATGCTAGCTGGGCCCTGGAGTTCCACGGTCATGTCGGTATACTTTGCCTCGGGGAGCCTTGGCACTACAGCTGGCCAGTATCTCTACGGTGTACTCACAGTCGATAACCCAGGAGCAGTTAGGCTATCCGCATTATTCTTCGCCTCCTCAGCAGCCATGCTAGCCTATGTCTCTCATGCAGCTCCGGCAGCTGGCATCCGCGGGAGGAGAAGGAGCAGGAGCGGCCTGAAAGCCGTACTCGGGACTCTTAGGAGGGACAGGTTTGCCTCGTGGATACTCCTCTCAGCCCTGGCTGCAGGCTACCTCTCCGGTCTCCTCCGAGAATTCCTCTACGTATACCTCGGCGAGGTCTACGGCCTAGACCGCCAAGAGCTAGCATCAACCCTGGCGCTGGCGGACCTGGCAGCATTTGCTGTCGGGCTCGCGGTAGGCCAGCTTGCCGACCGGCTCGGCGTAGCCCCCGTAATAGCAGCAGTACTCGCAACCGGGCTCGCTGGTAGCCTAGCCCTAGGCCTCTCAACCAGCCTACCAGTAGCCATGATCGGGCTTGCTCTCGCGCTCACCGCTACTAGGAGCAGTCTACCACTAACGAGGAATGCTGCTGCGTTCAGCGCTGAGTACCGTGCAACACTCGTAGGCGCCTCCAACACGCTCTCAAACATAGGCCACCTAGCCAGCCCCATAATCGCTGGAAAGCTCTACGACACGCTCTACGGCAGCACCATAGCTGGTATAAGAGGCGAAGCAACACCATTCCTAACAGCCGCCATACTACTCGCACCAACACTAGCACTATACCCGGTATGCGTCAGGACGAAACAATACACGCGTCCTGTAGACCGGGTATAG